One region of Chryseobacterium sp. C-71 genomic DNA includes:
- a CDS encoding tRNA-binding protein, which produces MNIKPEISWADFEKLDIRCGTIISVNDFEKARNPSYQLEIDFGDLGIRKSAAQITTLYSKEDLVGKQILAVVNFPKKQIANFFSECLVLGVYGEDAKDVTLLSPSLPTKNGLQVG; this is translated from the coding sequence ATGAACATAAAACCTGAAATATCCTGGGCAGATTTTGAAAAATTAGACATCAGATGCGGAACGATTATTTCTGTTAATGATTTTGAAAAAGCAAGAAATCCTTCGTATCAGCTTGAAATCGATTTTGGAGATTTAGGAATCAGAAAATCAGCCGCACAAATCACTACACTTTACAGCAAAGAAGACTTAGTTGGAAAACAGATTTTGGCAGTGGTTAATTTTCCTAAAAAACAAATTGCCAATTTCTTCAGCGAATGTCTGGTTTTAGGCGTTTACGGTGAAGATGCGAAAGATGTTACGCTTTTATCACCTTCTCTTCCAACAAAAAATGGGTTGCAGGTTGGGTAG
- a CDS encoding thioesterase family protein: protein MIFYHTFEVRWSDLDANKHLANSSYVQYCAQTRMAFMKKEKMGVTQMSRWGIGPVIMHERFSFFKEIFADQKVIVSLEIDGCAEDAAIYRFLHKFYLPDGSHCATSEATGVWIDTMLRKMTSPPDDVVEAMNKYKTAETILMTREDFKKLPFRPENIDPAIFTK from the coding sequence ATGATTTTTTACCATACATTTGAAGTTCGCTGGAGCGACCTAGACGCCAATAAACATCTTGCCAACTCGTCTTATGTACAATATTGTGCGCAGACTAGAATGGCTTTTATGAAAAAAGAAAAAATGGGAGTTACCCAAATGAGCCGATGGGGAATTGGCCCTGTAATTATGCATGAAAGATTTTCTTTCTTTAAAGAAATCTTTGCTGACCAGAAAGTTATTGTGAGCCTTGAAATCGACGGATGTGCCGAAGATGCAGCGATCTACCGTTTTTTGCACAAGTTTTATCTTCCAGACGGCTCACATTGTGCTACTTCTGAAGCAACAGGCGTTTGGATCGATACGATGCTCAGAAAAATGACTTCTCCACCAGATGATGTTGTTGAAGCAATGAATAAATATAAAACTGCTGAAACGATTTTAATGACGAGAGAAGATTTTAAAAAGCTTCCTTTCCGTCCGGAAAATATAGATCCGGCAATTTTTACTAAATAA
- a CDS encoding hydroxymethylglutaryl-CoA lyase, with protein sequence MFLTECPRDAMQGWGEFIPTAKKIDYINSLMEVGFDVLDCLSFVSPKAIPQMADSAEVAENIDKSLSDTKVSAIIGNYRGAEKALAHQSVDILGFPFSISETFQHRNTNKSQEEAFDEVVKMLELTNSTGKELNLYFSMAFGNPYGEMWKWEDVDFWAKRFSEIGIKNILLSDTTGVATTETISVLFEKIPSKYPDIDFGAHFHNRYEDSYSKLKSAYDKGCRRFDSAIKGIGGCPMAKDDLVGNMPTEQVINFMSLEKAEHKLNLLNFESSYNRAKDIFHF encoded by the coding sequence ATGTTTCTTACAGAATGTCCTAGAGATGCCATGCAAGGTTGGGGAGAATTTATCCCGACTGCCAAAAAAATCGATTATATCAACTCATTAATGGAAGTGGGTTTTGATGTTCTGGATTGCCTGAGTTTTGTGTCTCCAAAAGCAATTCCACAAATGGCTGATTCTGCTGAAGTTGCAGAAAACATAGATAAATCTTTATCCGATACTAAAGTTTCTGCGATTATTGGAAATTATAGAGGTGCAGAAAAAGCACTGGCGCATCAGTCTGTGGATATTTTAGGGTTTCCTTTTTCTATTTCTGAGACTTTTCAGCACAGAAATACAAATAAAAGCCAGGAGGAAGCTTTTGATGAAGTGGTAAAAATGCTGGAACTTACCAATAGCACCGGCAAAGAACTGAATCTTTATTTTTCAATGGCATTCGGAAATCCTTACGGTGAAATGTGGAAATGGGAAGATGTAGATTTTTGGGCAAAAAGATTTTCGGAAATTGGAATTAAAAACATCTTATTGTCTGATACTACAGGAGTTGCAACAACGGAAACGATCTCTGTTTTATTTGAAAAAATCCCTTCAAAATATCCAGATATTGATTTTGGAGCACATTTTCATAACCGATATGAAGATTCTTATTCTAAATTAAAATCTGCTTATGATAAAGGTTGCCGAAGATTTGATTCTGCCATCAAAGGAATTGGTGGTTGCCCAATGGCAAAAGATGATTTGGTGGGAAATATGCCGACCGAGCAAGTGATCAACTTCATGAGTTTAGAAAAAGCGGAACACAAGTTGAACTTATTGAATTTCGAAAGTTCTTATAATAGAGCAAAGGATATTTTTCATTTTTGA
- a CDS encoding OsmC family protein: MTSKITYLGGLRCSAEHLQSGTIIESDAPTDNHGKGEKFSPTDLCATSLAECALTTIAILGKDKKINIDGAYCTLQKIMKTEPRRIGEIVCNFVFPDSYSDKEKAFIEETAHNCPVARSLHPELVQTMIFIYQ; the protein is encoded by the coding sequence ATGACATCAAAAATAACATACCTCGGTGGACTAAGATGTTCAGCTGAACATTTACAGTCAGGAACTATCATCGAAAGTGATGCGCCAACCGACAACCACGGGAAAGGAGAAAAGTTTTCACCAACCGATCTTTGCGCAACTTCATTAGCAGAATGCGCATTAACGACTATTGCAATTTTGGGCAAAGACAAAAAAATCAATATTGACGGAGCGTACTGTACACTTCAGAAAATTATGAAAACCGAGCCAAGAAGAATTGGTGAAATCGTTTGTAATTTTGTTTTTCCAGATTCCTATTCAGATAAGGAAAAAGCGTTCATCGAAGAAACCGCTCACAATTGTCCGGTAGCGAGAAGCCTTCATCCGGAATTGGTACAAACTATGATTTTCATTTATCAATAA
- a CDS encoding DUF4840 domain-containing protein — MKNLNAFKAFVVGFCALVGFSLISCVDDYEPIPVKLEDVNGNYKARLFTTQGNIKNEKTVDLSVKKDTVIFNDFPVKEIVKTIVTDPVKAEAALTAIGKVKYKLNYTSSLNTTNNVVELNFAPKTLVLQIPVDGVTKNAIVKMAAPQKGFYVGQDWSLRFGIVAEKITVDGVDLTPYEIIKYDFPYCVKN, encoded by the coding sequence ATGAAGAATTTAAATGCCTTTAAGGCTTTTGTAGTTGGTTTTTGTGCACTTGTTGGTTTTTCTTTGATCTCATGTGTGGATGATTATGAGCCGATTCCTGTAAAATTAGAAGATGTGAATGGGAATTATAAAGCCAGACTTTTTACAACACAAGGAAATATTAAAAATGAAAAAACAGTTGATCTAAGTGTAAAAAAAGACACGGTGATATTCAATGATTTTCCTGTGAAAGAAATTGTAAAAACGATAGTTACTGACCCTGTGAAAGCAGAAGCAGCATTGACGGCTATCGGAAAGGTGAAGTATAAACTTAATTATACCTCATCATTAAATACCACCAACAATGTAGTTGAATTGAACTTTGCTCCAAAAACTTTAGTACTGCAGATTCCGGTGGACGGAGTTACAAAAAATGCGATTGTGAAAATGGCGGCACCACAAAAAGGATTTTATGTAGGGCAAGACTGGTCATTAAGATTTGGTATTGTTGCAGAAAAAATAACTGTTGATGGTGTTGATTTAACTCCTTATGAAATCATAAAATATGATTTTCCGTATTGTGTGAAGAACTAA
- a CDS encoding 3'-5' exonuclease — protein sequence MIQNIPLEKVLFLDIETVPLYGDWNEIPETEQKLWDKKTRYQRKDEISPEDFYERAGIMAEFGKIICISIGMLEKNETLRIKSFANDDERKLLQEFGELFNSPRLRDVILCAHNGKEFDFPWIARRFLINGMQPPTPFQMFGKKPWEIPHLDTMELWKFGDYKSYISLELLAHVFGIPTPKDDIDGSMVSSIYYIEKDLQRIVDYCEKDVLTLANIFRRMRQEDLLQRNINLD from the coding sequence ATGATACAGAACATTCCTCTAGAAAAAGTTTTATTCCTTGATATTGAAACAGTTCCGCTCTACGGAGACTGGAACGAAATTCCGGAAACTGAGCAAAAACTTTGGGATAAAAAAACAAGATATCAGCGCAAAGATGAAATTTCACCAGAAGACTTTTACGAAAGAGCAGGAATTATGGCAGAATTCGGAAAAATCATCTGCATCAGTATTGGTATGCTCGAGAAAAACGAAACTTTAAGAATAAAAAGTTTTGCCAATGATGATGAAAGAAAGCTATTACAGGAATTTGGTGAACTCTTCAACAGTCCAAGGCTTCGGGATGTCATTCTCTGTGCTCACAACGGAAAAGAATTTGACTTTCCTTGGATTGCGAGACGCTTTTTAATTAATGGAATGCAGCCTCCTACTCCATTTCAGATGTTTGGGAAAAAACCGTGGGAAATCCCGCATCTTGACACGATGGAACTTTGGAAATTCGGAGACTACAAAAGCTATATTTCTCTGGAACTTTTAGCCCATGTTTTCGGAATTCCGACCCCGAAAGACGACATCGACGGCTCAATGGTTTCATCAATCTACTACATAGAAAAAGACTTGCAGCGAATAGTCGACTATTGTGAAAAAGATGTCTTAACTTTGGCAAATATTTTCCGGCGTATGCGTCAGGAAGATTTATTGCAGAGAAATATCAATTTAGATTAA
- a CDS encoding RNA polymerase sigma factor, with the protein MEENKEQILAKRLLAKEEAAWKELFGAHSGNLSYVCSRYIIEKDDVHDVLQNSFIKMFRSIDSFQYRGNGSLKAWITRIVINESLRYLKQNLSLKTDTDLDTIPDFSNDDEPDLECISKESLMEMIRSLPDGYRTVFNLYVFEEKSHKEIAKMLGIAENSSASQFHRAKAMLVQKVNEHKMIKKAHYE; encoded by the coding sequence ATGGAAGAAAATAAGGAACAGATTTTGGCAAAACGCCTTCTTGCAAAAGAAGAAGCTGCCTGGAAAGAGCTTTTCGGAGCTCATTCCGGAAATCTTTCCTATGTCTGCTCACGTTACATTATTGAGAAAGATGATGTGCATGATGTGCTGCAAAACAGCTTTATTAAGATGTTCCGTTCCATAGATTCTTTTCAGTATCGTGGAAATGGATCTCTTAAAGCATGGATAACACGCATCGTCATTAATGAATCTTTAAGGTATCTCAAGCAGAATCTTAGTCTGAAAACGGATACAGATCTCGATACCATTCCGGATTTTTCTAATGATGATGAGCCTGATCTTGAATGTATTTCAAAAGAAAGCCTGATGGAAATGATCAGATCGCTTCCGGATGGTTACAGAACTGTATTTAATCTTTATGTGTTTGAAGAAAAAAGCCATAAGGAAATTGCCAAAATGTTAGGAATAGCAGAAAATTCTTCGGCTTCCCAATTTCATAGAGCGAAGGCAATGCTTGTGCAGAAAGTGAATGAACATAAAATGATAAAAAAAGCGCATTATGAGTAA
- the thiL gene encoding thiamine-phosphate kinase: MFEDKEPELTPISKLGEFGLIKHLTQFFPLSNESSEVGVGDDAAVINPGNKRVVLTTDVLAEGVHFNLGYVPLKHLGYKAVVVNLSDIAAMNATPTQILVSLAVSNRFPVEALEELYSGIQAACGRYKVDLIGGDTTSSNAGLVMSITAIGIEDKENIVKRSGAKPNDLLVVSGDLGGAYMGLQILEREHAIFLADPNMQPEMEGFDYILERQLKPEARTDVRGMLEQLDIKPTSMIDISDGLASEILHLSDQSKVGFRLYEEKIPMDNLTITTADDLNLNPVMTALSGGEDYELLFTISPNDFEKMRNHPDFTIIGHAVEKEEGNFMVARGSNQLVALTAQGWDAFLGNQQND, translated from the coding sequence ATGTTTGAAGATAAAGAACCAGAATTAACGCCCATCTCTAAATTAGGAGAATTCGGACTTATAAAACACCTAACTCAATTTTTTCCTTTATCCAACGAGTCTTCGGAAGTTGGAGTAGGAGATGATGCTGCAGTAATCAATCCAGGAAACAAAAGAGTTGTGTTAACGACAGATGTTTTGGCGGAGGGCGTTCATTTCAATTTGGGATATGTTCCATTGAAGCATTTAGGCTACAAAGCGGTTGTTGTGAATCTTAGTGATATTGCGGCAATGAATGCAACACCAACGCAGATTTTGGTTTCTCTTGCAGTTTCGAACCGTTTTCCGGTAGAAGCTCTGGAAGAATTGTATTCCGGGATTCAGGCGGCTTGCGGAAGATATAAAGTTGATTTAATTGGCGGAGATACAACGAGTTCAAACGCCGGTTTGGTCATGAGTATTACTGCTATCGGAATTGAAGACAAAGAAAATATTGTCAAAAGAAGTGGCGCAAAACCAAATGATTTGCTTGTAGTTTCAGGAGATTTGGGTGGAGCTTATATGGGACTTCAGATTTTGGAAAGAGAACATGCTATTTTCTTAGCAGATCCCAATATGCAGCCTGAAATGGAAGGTTTCGATTATATTTTGGAAAGACAATTAAAACCTGAAGCAAGAACGGATGTAAGAGGAATGTTAGAACAGTTAGATATCAAACCAACCTCTATGATTGATATTTCTGACGGTTTGGCTTCAGAAATTCTGCATCTTTCAGACCAATCAAAAGTTGGTTTCAGATTGTATGAGGAGAAAATCCCGATGGATAATCTGACGATTACTACAGCAGACGATTTAAATTTAAATCCCGTGATGACGGCTTTAAGTGGGGGAGAAGATTATGAATTATTGTTCACGATTTCACCAAATGATTTTGAAAAGATGAGAAATCACCCGGATTTTACTATTATCGGTCATGCCGTTGAAAAGGAAGAAGGGAATTTCATGGTAGCAAGAGGATCTAATCAATTGGTTGCGTTGACGGCGCAAGGTTGGGATGCTTTCTTAGGAAATCAACAGAATGATTAA
- a CDS encoding iron-sulfur cluster assembly protein, protein MNFTDDQIADIGEEIIRVLKTVYDPEIPVDIYELGLIYDVQISEEADVKIIMTLTSPNCPVAESLPQEVKDKTAEVENVKSVDLELTFEPTWNKDMMSEEAKFELGML, encoded by the coding sequence ATGAACTTTACAGACGATCAGATTGCCGACATCGGTGAAGAAATTATAAGAGTACTAAAAACCGTTTATGACCCCGAAATTCCGGTGGATATTTACGAATTGGGATTGATTTATGACGTTCAGATTTCGGAAGAAGCCGATGTGAAAATCATCATGACCTTAACGAGCCCTAACTGTCCCGTTGCAGAAAGTCTGCCGCAAGAAGTAAAAGACAAAACTGCCGAAGTAGAAAATGTAAAAAGCGTAGATTTGGAACTTACTTTCGAGCCCACCTGGAACAAAGATATGATGAGTGAAGAGGCGAAATTTGAGCTGGGAATGCTTTAA
- a CDS encoding outer membrane beta-barrel protein, whose protein sequence is MSKDWLNDLRRKMEDHTENVPEGLWDDIRSELFDEDEHILGAVPTDVKGQIKNNAPKLNTIVYRAVSVAAVLAFVFFGINHFFENSNEKKIVRSGDSKTESVIAQSSSEETNNSNTYNQDYIFKNDHISKIFKDKLVGNRSSETIKDLLKGDIAHVFNADEQKKSLDFNNQNQILSQENNTKSNSDEFRENEHLLAINELDKKPDLPKIKTNKSWMVSVLTGNASSGSAGQVPGYATFNGSNMSISDVFHSSSTELDPLTQVLLANQDQQVDAKIKHKMPVTFGVSVYYNIGKRWGIGTGITYTKLSSDLHSGSDANYIQSDQTIHYVGVPVQVNYNVIKKPAFTGYLTAGTLIEKSVSGSLKTKYVVENAFKDETEEKLSSKPTQISVNAAAGVQLNVTNRLGIYAEPGLGYHFKDNSTLNTIYKEKPLNFNLKFGLRLALD, encoded by the coding sequence ATGAGTAAAGATTGGCTAAATGATCTGCGCAGAAAAATGGAAGATCACACAGAAAATGTTCCGGAAGGGTTGTGGGATGATATTCGATCTGAATTGTTCGATGAAGATGAGCATATTCTTGGTGCAGTTCCTACTGACGTTAAAGGTCAAATTAAAAATAATGCTCCTAAACTTAATACTATTGTTTACAGAGCAGTAAGTGTGGCTGCCGTACTTGCATTTGTGTTTTTTGGAATCAATCATTTTTTTGAAAATTCGAATGAAAAGAAAATTGTGCGTTCAGGCGATTCCAAAACTGAATCGGTGATTGCTCAATCTTCTTCTGAAGAAACTAATAATAGCAATACTTATAATCAGGATTATATTTTTAAAAATGATCATATTAGCAAAATTTTCAAGGATAAATTGGTTGGGAATAGGTCTTCAGAAACCATCAAAGACTTGTTAAAAGGAGATATTGCTCATGTTTTTAATGCTGACGAGCAGAAAAAGAGTTTAGATTTCAATAATCAAAATCAAATTTTATCTCAAGAAAATAACACAAAAAGTAACAGTGACGAATTTAGAGAAAATGAACATCTTTTAGCAATAAACGAGTTAGACAAAAAACCAGATTTACCTAAAATTAAAACAAATAAATCCTGGATGGTAAGTGTTCTTACAGGAAATGCCTCTTCGGGTTCTGCAGGCCAAGTTCCGGGATATGCTACTTTCAACGGAAGCAACATGAGCATTAGTGATGTTTTTCACAGTTCAAGCACAGAGCTGGATCCGCTCACTCAGGTACTTTTAGCTAATCAAGATCAACAAGTTGATGCCAAAATAAAACATAAAATGCCCGTGACTTTCGGTGTTTCTGTGTATTACAACATTGGAAAACGATGGGGAATTGGTACCGGAATTACGTACACCAAACTTTCCTCTGATTTGCATTCCGGAAGCGATGCGAATTATATACAAAGCGATCAGACCATCCATTATGTAGGAGTGCCGGTGCAGGTAAATTACAATGTCATTAAAAAACCTGCTTTCACGGGATATCTTACGGCAGGAACTTTAATAGAAAAATCAGTTTCGGGAAGTTTAAAAACCAAGTACGTCGTAGAAAATGCATTTAAAGATGAAACCGAAGAGAAATTAAGCTCCAAGCCTACACAAATTTCCGTCAATGCCGCCGCCGGAGTACAGCTTAACGTTACCAATAGGCTGGGAATCTACGCAGAACCAGGGTTAGGTTATCACTTTAAAGACAACAGTACATTAAACACCATTTATAAAGAAAAACCGCTCAATTTTAATCTGAAATTCGGATTAAGGTTGGCACTCGACTAA
- the pepT gene encoding peptidase T has product MSTIEFNEMWREKLLNRFLSYVKIYSTSDAESETTPSTERQWDIANYIVEELKTIGLEDISIDDHGYIMAYVPSNLENDNQPTIGFISHYDTSPDFSGENVKPQVWENYQGEDLILNKESNFTLSPSKFESLKKHIGQTLITTDGNTLLGADDKAGCAEIVTAAEYLIAHPEIKHGRMAIGFTPDEEIGRGAHKFDVTKFGAEFAYTMDGSEVGELEYENFNAAGAVVKIHGLSVHPGYAFGKMVNASLLAAEFIQSLPSNETPSTTKGFDGFYHLMDVTSDVSECKLQYIIRDHDDEKFEARKKFMEEKVAEFNQKHGEKTAEVEIKEQYRNMKQQFEGKMYIIDLAAKAMKEAGIEPKIKAIRGGTDGAQLSYMGLPCPNIFAGGMNFHGPYEYVALESMEKAVEVIVNIVKA; this is encoded by the coding sequence ATGAGTACTATCGAATTCAACGAAATGTGGAGAGAAAAATTACTAAACCGTTTTCTCAGTTATGTAAAAATATATTCAACCAGTGACGCAGAAAGCGAAACAACACCTTCTACAGAAAGACAGTGGGACATCGCCAATTACATCGTTGAAGAACTGAAAACAATCGGGCTGGAAGATATTTCTATTGATGATCATGGGTATATTATGGCATATGTTCCTTCTAATTTGGAGAATGATAATCAGCCAACCATCGGATTTATTTCTCATTATGATACTTCACCGGATTTCAGTGGTGAAAACGTAAAACCTCAGGTTTGGGAAAATTATCAGGGAGAAGATTTAATTTTAAATAAAGAAAGCAATTTTACCCTATCTCCTTCAAAATTTGAAAGTTTAAAAAAACATATCGGTCAAACTTTAATTACAACTGACGGAAATACACTTCTCGGAGCTGATGACAAAGCAGGTTGTGCAGAAATTGTAACGGCAGCAGAATATCTGATTGCACATCCTGAAATCAAACATGGAAGAATGGCAATTGGTTTCACTCCGGATGAAGAAATCGGAAGAGGTGCACATAAATTTGATGTTACAAAATTCGGGGCAGAATTCGCTTATACAATGGACGGAAGTGAAGTTGGAGAACTGGAATATGAAAACTTCAACGCAGCCGGAGCAGTGGTAAAAATCCACGGATTAAGTGTACATCCTGGTTATGCTTTCGGAAAAATGGTGAATGCAAGTCTTTTGGCGGCTGAATTTATCCAATCTTTACCTTCGAACGAAACTCCTTCTACCACAAAAGGTTTTGACGGTTTTTATCATTTGATGGATGTGACTTCTGATGTTTCGGAGTGTAAACTTCAATACATCATTCGTGATCATGACGATGAAAAATTTGAGGCTAGAAAAAAATTCATGGAAGAAAAAGTTGCAGAATTTAATCAAAAACACGGAGAAAAAACCGCTGAAGTGGAGATTAAAGAACAATACCGCAACATGAAACAGCAGTTTGAAGGCAAAATGTACATCATTGATCTTGCTGCAAAAGCGATGAAAGAAGCGGGAATTGAACCTAAAATTAAGGCAATCAGAGGCGGAACAGACGGAGCACAGCTATCTTACATGGGATTGCCTTGTCCAAATATCTTCGCTGGTGGAATGAATTTCCATGGACCTTATGAATATGTAGCATTGGAAAGTATGGAGAAAGCTGTTGAGGTGATTGTGAATATTGTGAAGGCGTAA
- a CDS encoding sulfurtransferase, protein MNKISPIISASELKNIPNENLIILDARVGKDACQSYLNKHIQGARFVDLDKDLAEIGEDVAFGGRHPLPSIEKFRETCSNLGIAEDSHIIIYDDKNGANAAARTWWMLRSFGFQNVQVLDGGIQEAEREGLEFSSKEETFEKAEIIKRQDWLLPISTLEDVENELTSDSATVIDVRDSYRYKGESEPIDLVAGHIPGAINIPFSENLDENGFFLKPEILREKYLKLLQNKPKRLIIHCGSGVTACHTILALDYTGFEIPNLYVGSWSEWSRREGKEVAKEI, encoded by the coding sequence ATGAACAAAATATCACCAATAATTTCAGCTTCTGAGTTAAAAAATATTCCTAACGAAAATTTAATTATTCTTGACGCACGAGTCGGAAAAGATGCTTGTCAAAGCTATTTAAATAAACACATCCAAGGAGCAAGGTTTGTAGATTTAGATAAAGATTTGGCTGAAATTGGAGAAGATGTTGCTTTCGGAGGAAGACATCCGCTTCCAAGTATTGAAAAGTTTAGAGAAACATGTTCAAATCTTGGAATTGCTGAAGATTCTCACATTATAATTTATGATGATAAAAATGGTGCAAATGCAGCAGCAAGAACATGGTGGATGCTTAGATCTTTTGGATTTCAAAATGTACAGGTTTTAGATGGTGGAATTCAGGAAGCTGAAAGAGAAGGTCTAGAATTTTCTTCAAAAGAAGAAACTTTTGAGAAAGCAGAAATCATCAAAAGACAAGATTGGCTTCTGCCAATTTCAACCTTGGAAGATGTTGAAAATGAATTGACAAGCGATTCTGCAACCGTTATTGATGTAAGAGATTCTTACCGATACAAAGGAGAATCAGAACCAATTGATTTAGTTGCCGGGCATATTCCTGGAGCGATCAATATTCCTTTTTCTGAAAATTTAGATGAGAACGGATTTTTCCTGAAACCTGAAATTTTAAGAGAGAAATATTTAAAATTACTACAAAACAAACCTAAAAGATTAATCATTCACTGTGGTTCCGGAGTTACTGCTTGTCATACAATTCTGGCTCTTGATTATACTGGTTTTGAAATTCCGAATCTGTACGTGGGTTCGTGGAGCGAATGGAGCAGAAGAGAAGGAAAAGAAGTTGCAAAGGAGATTTAG
- a CDS encoding IS982 family transposase — protein sequence MILKDQITNIFVQVDDFCKEFDFQIKHMKFQALGDQKKRRNRRSMMSDSEIITIMIGFHLGAHKTFKHYYQEIVCGYWNNFFPKALSYNRFIELQQRSFVVFALFLKEKCLGKCTGISFMDSTTLKVCRNQRIHNHKVFKGLAERGKSSMGWFYGFKLHLVCNEKGELLSFYITKGNIDDRNPKHIKKMTQQLFGKLFADKGYLSKALWEMLFADGIQLFTKLRKNMKNHIMKMEDKILLRKRAIIETINDELKNHCQVEHTRHRSVSNFMMNILGSLTAYCFFPKKPSLNLKKVNDGQLFLNFA from the coding sequence ATGATTTTGAAAGACCAAATTACAAATATTTTTGTACAAGTTGATGATTTCTGTAAAGAATTTGATTTCCAAATCAAACACATGAAATTTCAGGCGCTCGGCGACCAAAAGAAGAGAAGAAACAGAAGATCTATGATGTCGGATTCTGAAATTATTACGATTATGATTGGTTTTCATCTGGGTGCACACAAAACATTTAAGCATTATTATCAGGAAATAGTTTGTGGTTATTGGAATAATTTTTTTCCCAAAGCCCTTTCCTACAATAGATTTATAGAACTTCAGCAAAGAAGCTTTGTGGTTTTTGCCTTATTTTTGAAAGAAAAATGTCTGGGTAAATGTACTGGAATCAGCTTTATGGACAGCACAACTTTAAAAGTTTGCAGAAACCAAAGGATTCACAATCACAAAGTTTTCAAAGGTTTGGCAGAGCGAGGAAAATCTTCGATGGGTTGGTTTTATGGGTTTAAACTGCATTTGGTTTGTAATGAAAAGGGAGAACTTTTATCCTTTTATATAACGAAAGGAAATATTGATGACAGAAACCCAAAGCATATCAAAAAAATGACGCAGCAGCTTTTTGGAAAACTATTTGCCGATAAAGGATATCTTTCCAAGGCTCTTTGGGAAATGCTTTTTGCTGATGGAATCCAGCTTTTTACTAAACTTCGTAAGAATATGAAGAATCATATTATGAAAATGGAAGACAAAATTTTGCTCCGAAAAAGAGCCATCATTGAAACGATCAATGATGAATTAAAGAACCATTGTCAAGTGGAACATACTCGCCACAGAAGTGTTAGTAATTTTATGATGAATATTTTGGGGAGCTTAACTGCTTATTGTTTCTTCCCCAAAAAACCATCATTAAACTTAAAAAAAGTAAATGATGGTCAATTGTTTTTAAATTTTGCTTAA